The Zingiber officinale cultivar Zhangliang chromosome 10A, Zo_v1.1, whole genome shotgun sequence genome contains a region encoding:
- the LOC122026459 gene encoding uncharacterized protein LOC122026459, giving the protein MPKFAKFLKGILSNRRQKGDFETAALTENCSALLMASSPPKLQDPGRFSILCKIGPELIPRAFCDLGASVNLLSYSLCKKLGLQNIKLTTMALQLADHSCRYPMGIVEDVSVEVSGCMVTTDFIILDMEEDPKIPIILGRPFPATAGAIIDVKSHRMSLEIGKEKIEFDLSDYPIWNSSPQGHPRKTNIHKVEECNS; this is encoded by the coding sequence ATGCCGAAGTTCGCAAAATTCTTAAAGGGAATTCTATCCAACAGGAGGCAAAAAGGCGACTTCGAGACGGCAGCACTAACAGAGAATTGCAGCGCCCTCCTTATGGCGAGCTCTCCACCAAAGCTCCAGGATCCAGGAAGATTCTCCATACTATGCAAAATTGGTCCAGAACTCATACCGAGAGCTTTTTGCGACTTGGGGGCCAGCGTCAACCTACTTTCATACTCCTTATGCAAGAAGCTGGGCCTCCAGAACATAAAATTGACTACTATGGCACTACAATTAGCAGACCACTCATGCAGATACCCGATGGGAATAGTGGAAGATGTGTCAGTTGAAGTGAGTGGGTGTATGGTTACCAcagattttattattttagatATGGAGGAAGATCCAAAGATACCAATTATCCTTGGTAGACCATTCCCTGCCACGGCTGGAGCCATCATAGACGTAAAAAGTCACAGGATGTCCTTGGAGATTGGTAAAGAAAAGATCGAGTTTGATTTATCAGATTACCCCATCTGGAACTCCTCCCCTCAAGGACATCCTCGCAAGACCAAcatacacaaagtcgaggagtgcaATTCCTAG